TCCGTTACGCGTTGGGAACTGTTTCTCAGACAGGAAGAGCGCCGCGGTAGTATGCGGCGCCCGAAGGGCGGGCCGGTCCCCTCGATTAACGAGCTCCGTAAGCTGCCGCGTCCGGTCGAGAAGGTCGATCTCCAACGGCTACTCGACCAGATCCGCTCGGATCGATGATCTGCTACTTCGATACCAGCTTCATACTATCTGCCGTGCTGGAGGAGCGCCCGCAGGAAGACCATGCTGCCTGGGACCAGGCCGGCGAGCGGCTGGCGTCGGACCTGCTGCGCTTCGAGTGTTGGGCGGGTTTGCGACAGGCCGCACTGCAGGAGCCCGAGGTTAGGCGCGACGAATGGACCTCCAACCGCGGTACTCAGATCGACCGGTTCTTGGACGGGATGACGTTCAAGTCCATCGACGACGCGATAGAACGGATAGTCCGCCGCGAGAATGGACTGGCAGGCTGCCGAACCCTGGATGCCATCCACATCGCGACGGCGCTCTACTTTGCGCCTCACCTCGACGAACCGCTCGTCATCTGTAGTTTCGATCGCCGGCTGCGTAGCGCTGCCGAAGGACTGAAGTTGCAGACTCACCCGAGCCTTGGCGACGGCGCCCACGAGGAGCGCAGAGGCTAGCTCAAATGGTGGCCCGCGTGCAGCGGGTCGAGGAGCCGCACTTGTCTACCCACCCGTCGTGTCGGGGCGCGTGAGCCTGAGCCGGTTCCGCGGTCGCGAGACACCGGTTAGGCAACGGCGGGTCGCTGGGCGGTGCTTGAGAGGGCGGTGCGCCGTACCAGGACGGTGATCGCTACCGCGGCCAGCAGCGGCAGAGCAGCGAGGTTGAGGGCGTCCCACCCCACCAGGACCAGCGCGGTTCCGGCCGACAGGGAGGCCAGCGCCTGCGCGCCGAACACGCCGAAGTCGTTGATGGCCTGCAGGTGATGCCGACCGCCGATTGGGCGGATGGGATTCGCAATAATGATCACGAAACCATGACCGCCGCTCCGCTGGGAAATCCGTGGGGCATCCTGACTCCGCTGGCGCACAACGTCTCGACCTCGGGATGGAACCCCGCCGGCGTGTCCAACCCGGAGTACGATGCCCTGGTGGCGGCCGCGCAGAGTGCGTCTACCGTCGAGGAGCAGCAGGCGGCTTCGCAGGCAGCGCTCATGGTCATTTTGCGCAACCACTATTAAGTCTGGGCCGGCAAGGCACCGAACTTCAACGTCAGCCACCCCTGGGTCAAGGGCTACAACGGCGAGTATACGCTGGGACATACGCACCGCGGCCCGGTCGTGGCGCGTCTGTGGCTCGACCTCGACCTGAAGAAGTCGATGGGATTCTGAGCACGTCGCGTACGGCGACCTGCGATGATCGTTGCGTTGGGATGGCGGCGAAACACCCGCCGTCCCAACGGCCACGCCGCCAGTACCGCACGTCATGAGAGCCTACATCACCCGGCGTCTGCTGCTGCTGATCCCGACGCTGTTCTTCCTCACCATCCTGGTGTTCCTGGCCCTCCGGTTCATACCCGGCGATGTCATAGATGCCATGATCGGGATCGGCGGCGGCTATTTCGGGGGCGATCACGACACGCGCGAGGCACTCATAAGCGCTCTCGGGTTGGACGTTCCCCTGCACGTGCAGTACGTGCGCTGGGTGGGCGGCATGGTGCTGCACGGCACGCTCGGCTCGTCGCTGTATGGCGACGCACTTACCATCGAGGAGCAGATTCTGCGCAGGCTGCCGGCCACGCTCGAGCTGGGCCTGCTGGCAATCGCCATCGGGCTGGTGATCGCGCTGCCGGTGGGCATCTACTCCGCGATCCGCCGGAACACCGCCGCCGACTACGCCGGGCGCACCGTGGCGATCGTCGGATTGGCCACTCCCAACTTCTGGCTGGGCGTGATGGTTACCGTGTTTCCGGCGATCTGGTGGAACTGGACGCCGCCGGTGCGGATGATCGCCCTGTCCGATGACCTGCTGGGCAATCTCGGCGTGTTCATGATCCCCAGTCTGATTCTGGGCACCTACTTCGCCGCCGCCACCATGCGCATGACCCGTACCATGATGCTGGAGGTGCTCCGGCAGGACTACGTGCGCACCGCCTGGTCCAAGGGGCTGCGGGAACGCGTCGTGGTGCTCAGGCACGCCATCACGAATGCCCTGATTCCGGTAATCACCTTGACCGGTCTGCAGCTCCCGATCCTGGTCGGCGGCTCGGTGATCATGGAGAACATCTTCAACCTGCCGGGCATTGGCCGGCTGCTGCTGGACGCCCTCCTGGAGCGGGACTACCCCATGGTGTCCGGCATCAACCTGGTGTTCGCCACCGGCGTGCTGGTGATCAACCTGGTGGTGGACCTGCTCTACGGGTTCCTCGACCCGCGCGTGCGCTACGCCTAAGTGTGATGGGTAAGCCATGCGGCCCATGAGACTGGTCAGAGAGCACCCGCTGGGTACCTTCGGCGCCCTGATCCTGCTGGTGTTGATTCTGGTGAGCATCTTTGCCGACTCGCTGGCGCCGTTTCGTTTCGCCGAGATCAACCTGGACAACCGCCTCGCCGAGCTATCGGGCCAGCATCCGCTCGGCACCGAACATCTCGGCCGCGACTTCCTGAGCCGCCTGATCCACGGCGCGCATCTCGCTGTTCGTCGGGCTGACGGCGACTACCTTTCACGTGCTGGTGGCGGCGCTGATCGGCGGCACCGCCGGTTTCGTCGGCGGCAAGTTCGACCTCGTGGTGCAGCGCTTCGTCGACGCGTGGATGTCGATTCCCGGACTCCTGTTGCTGCTGACCATCATGTCGCTGGCCGGCCGCGGTCTGCTGCAGATCATTCTCGTGCTCGGCATCTCCTCCGGCGTCACCAATTCCCGGGTGGTGCGCGGTGCGGTGATCGCCATCAAGGAGAACGACTACTTCCGGGCGGCGCGGGCAGTGGGCAGCCCGCTCGCGCACACCCTGCTCCGGCACGTGCTGCCCAACGTCATGCCGCCGATCATCATCGTCTTCTCGATCACGATCGGCGCCATCATCGTGGCCGAGGCGAGCTTGAGCTTCCTCGGCTTCGGTCTGCCGCCGGAAGTGCCGAGCTGGGGCGGCATGCTCAGCCGCGAGGGACGCCAGTACATGACGATCGCCCCGCGGCTGGCGATCTGGCCCGGCCTGTGCCTGACCATTGTGGTGTACGGCATCAACATGTTCGGCGACGCCGTGCGCGACCTGCTCGACCCCCGCCTGCGCGGCGGCGGCGGCCGCTACGGAACCTCCAAGCGGGGAGCGCGCAGCCAACGAGGTGCTTGATCCGATGGCCGCCGGCAGGGATGATCTACCGTCGCCGAACAGGCTGACGTGGCCGGCGTGAGCCTGCCGGAGCGGAGGAGGTTGCCGTGAGACTGGAAGGGAAAGTTGCGATCGTGACCGGCGCGGGACGGGGCATCGGGAGAGCCACCGCCCTTGCCCTTGCTCGCGAGGGGGCGGATGTGGTGCTCGCGGCGCGCACCGGCGCGGAGATCGAAGCGCTGGCCGGGGAGATTGGCAGTGCCGGCCGGGAAGCGCTCCCGGTACGGACCGACGTGACCAGCAAGTCCGACGTGGACGCCATGGTTCGGCAGGCCCTGGACCGGTTCGGCCGCGTGGACATTCTCGTCAACAACGCCGGATTCGCCGACCACAAGGCCATTCCCGACATCAGCGAGGCGGACTGGGACGTCCATATCAACGTCAACCTCAAGGCGGTCTTCCTGTGCACGCAGGCGGTGTTCATGCACCTGTGCGCGCAGGGCAGCGGCCACATCGTCAACGTCTCCTCCCTTGCCGGCAAGTACCATCCGTACAAGATGGCGGCGTACGGCTCGGCGAAGTGGGGCGTGGCAGGGCTCACCGGGATCACGCAGGAGGAGGGCCGTCCGCACGGCGTGCGCGCGGTGCTGATTCGGCCGGGCAACGTCGACACCCAGATGCAGCATGACAATCATGATGTCTATCCCGAGAAGCTGATGCAGCCGGAAGATATCGCGGAAGCGATTGTGCATGCCGTCACCCAGAACCCGCGCGCCTACACACCGGTCGTCGACGTGTATCCGTTCGAGGACGTGCACAAGCCGGACTCCTGGGAAGCAAAGTGGAGCGGCAGCAAGGAACAGAAACGCAAGGTCTACCGAACGTAGGAGGCCGCGATGGCCCCGCAATATGACCTGGTCGTGCGCGGCGGGACCGTGGTGGACGGCACCGGCGCCGAGCCGTTCGCCGCCGACGTGGCGGTGCATGACGGGCGCATCGCCGCGGTCGGAAGCGGGCTCGGCGCGGCGGTGGAGGAGATCGACGCCGGCGGGATGCTGGTGACGCCCGGGTTCGTGGACATCCACACCCACTACGACGCCCAGGCGTGCTGGGACAGCCACCTGGCACCCTCTGCCCTGCACGGCGTTACCACCGTGGTCATGGGCAACTGCGGCGTCGGCTTTGCGCCGTGCCGCCCCGCCGACCGGGACAAGCTGGTGGAGCTGATGGAGGGCGTCGAGGACATCCCCGGCGCGGTGATGCACGAGGGGCTGGAGTGGCAATGGGAGAGCTTCGGCGGCTACCTCGACGCGCTGGAGCGCAAGGCGCGCGACGTCGACGTGTGCGCGCTGCTGCCGCACGCGGCGGTGCGGGTGTACGTGATGGGTGCGCGCGCCCTGGCGCTGGAGCCGGCCACCGCGGACGACATCGCCCGGATGCGGGAGATTACCGCCGCCGCCGTGCGCGCCGGTGCGTTCGGGGTGTCGACCAGCCGCACCACCAGCCACCGCAGCCTGAACGGCGAGTTCATACCCACCCTGCGCGCCTACGAGGATGAGCTGCAGGGACTGGCTCAGGGGGTGCGTGACGGCGGCCGTGGGCTGCTGGAAGTGGTCACCGAGTGGATCCAGCCTAACCCGGCCGAGGAGTTCGCGATGCTGAGCCGGATCGCCGAACGCAGCGCCCGGCCGGTGCTCTACTCGCTCACCCAGTACCACGAACAGCCGGACGACTACCGCGCGATCCTCGCCTTCAACCGGCAGGCGGCGGCGCGCGGGGTGCCGATCCGCCCGGTGGTGGCGCCGCGCGCGATCGGCGTGCTGCTCGGCCTGCAGGCCAGCCAGACGCCGTTCTCCGGCTGCCCCACGTACCGGGCGCTGGCCGACCTGCCGCTGCCCGCCAAGGTGGCCAGGCTGCGCGACCCGGCGGTGCGCGCCGCCATCCTGGCGGAGGACCCGGCCAGGGACAGCACCTTCCCGCTGCTGCGGCTGCTCTCCTACGAGCGCATGTACCGGTTCGGCACGCCGCCCAACTACACCCCCGAGGCGCACGACTCGGTGGCTGCCATTGCCGCGCGCACGTCCCGGCCGGCGCCGGATGTCGCCTACGACCTGCTGCTGGCGAACGAGGGCCGCGACTTTCTGTACACCCCGATCAGGAACTACGCGGCGCCCGGGCTGGCCGCGTGCGAAGAGCTGCTGGAGGACCGGCTCAGCATCATGGGGCTGGGCGACGGCGGCGCGCACGTCGGCTTCATTCTGGACGCCGGCTACCCGACCTGGCTGCTCACCTACTGGGGCCGGCAGCGCGGCCGCTGGCCGCCGGCGGAGCTGATCCGCCGCCTGACCTCGGACCCCGCCGATGCCGCCGGATTGCGCGACCGCGGCCGCATCGAAGTCGGGTTGAAGGGCGACCTGAACGTGATCGACTGGCGGCAGCTCGATTTCGAGCCGCCCCGCGTCGAGCACGACCTGCCCGCCGGCGGCGCCCGC
This genomic interval from Spirochaetaceae bacterium contains the following:
- a CDS encoding PIN domain-containing protein; amino-acid sequence: MICYFDTSFILSAVLEERPQEDHAAWDQAGERLASDLLRFECWAGLRQAALQEPEVRRDEWTSNRGTQIDRFLDGMTFKSIDDAIERIVRRENGLAGCRTLDAIHIATALYFAPHLDEPLVICSFDRRLRSAAEGLKLQTHPSLGDGAHEERRG
- a CDS encoding ABC transporter permease, which encodes MRAYITRRLLLLIPTLFFLTILVFLALRFIPGDVIDAMIGIGGGYFGGDHDTREALISALGLDVPLHVQYVRWVGGMVLHGTLGSSLYGDALTIEEQILRRLPATLELGLLAIAIGLVIALPVGIYSAIRRNTAADYAGRTVAIVGLATPNFWLGVMVTVFPAIWWNWTPPVRMIALSDDLLGNLGVFMIPSLILGTYFAAATMRMTRTMMLEVLRQDYVRTAWSKGLRERVVVLRHAITNALIPVITLTGLQLPILVGGSVIMENIFNLPGIGRLLLDALLERDYPMVSGINLVFATGVLVINLVVDLLYGFLDPRVRYA
- a CDS encoding SDR family oxidoreductase → MRLEGKVAIVTGAGRGIGRATALALAREGADVVLAARTGAEIEALAGEIGSAGREALPVRTDVTSKSDVDAMVRQALDRFGRVDILVNNAGFADHKAIPDISEADWDVHINVNLKAVFLCTQAVFMHLCAQGSGHIVNVSSLAGKYHPYKMAAYGSAKWGVAGLTGITQEEGRPHGVRAVLIRPGNVDTQMQHDNHDVYPEKLMQPEDIAEAIVHAVTQNPRAYTPVVDVYPFEDVHKPDSWEAKWSGSKEQKRKVYRT
- a CDS encoding ABC transporter permease, coding for MAALIGGTAGFVGGKFDLVVQRFVDAWMSIPGLLLLLTIMSLAGRGLLQIILVLGISSGVTNSRVVRGAVIAIKENDYFRAARAVGSPLAHTLLRHVLPNVMPPIIIVFSITIGAIIVAEASLSFLGFGLPPEVPSWGGMLSREGRQYMTIAPRLAIWPGLCLTIVVYGINMFGDAVRDLLDPRLRGGGGRYGTSKRGARSQRGA
- a CDS encoding amidohydrolase family protein, producing MAPQYDLVVRGGTVVDGTGAEPFAADVAVHDGRIAAVGSGLGAAVEEIDAGGMLVTPGFVDIHTHYDAQACWDSHLAPSALHGVTTVVMGNCGVGFAPCRPADRDKLVELMEGVEDIPGAVMHEGLEWQWESFGGYLDALERKARDVDVCALLPHAAVRVYVMGARALALEPATADDIARMREITAAAVRAGAFGVSTSRTTSHRSLNGEFIPTLRAYEDELQGLAQGVRDGGRGLLEVVTEWIQPNPAEEFAMLSRIAERSARPVLYSLTQYHEQPDDYRAILAFNRQAAARGVPIRPVVAPRAIGVLLGLQASQTPFSGCPTYRALADLPLPAKVARLRDPAVRAAILAEDPARDSTFPLLRLLSYERMYRFGTPPNYTPEAHDSVAAIAARTSRPAPDVAYDLLLANEGRDFLYTPIRNYAAPGLAACEELLEDRLSIMGLGDGGAHVGFILDAGYPTWLLTYWGRQRGRWPPAELIRRLTSDPADAAGLRDRGRIEVGLKGDLNVIDWRQLDFEPPRVEHDLPAGGARLMQGARGYRCTVVAGRVTWRDGHPTGALPGKLVRGMRT